In a single window of the Limnochorda sp. L945t genome:
- a CDS encoding SHOCT domain-containing protein: MWTWHWGGGPGVMAYGSWWIGGVMTIVFWALVIAGIVLLVRALTSPGRTWARAEESRAMAILEERFARGEITAEEFRHMRDELRQSRRSSV, translated from the coding sequence GTGTGGACGTGGCATTGGGGTGGCGGTCCCGGCGTCATGGCGTACGGGTCGTGGTGGATCGGCGGGGTCATGACCATCGTCTTCTGGGCGCTGGTCATCGCCGGCATCGTGCTGCTCGTCAGGGCGTTGACGTCGCCCGGCAGGACGTGGGCCCGCGCCGAGGAGAGCCGCGCCATGGCCATCCTGGAAGAACGGTTCGCGAGGGGGGAAATCACGGCCGAGGAGTTTCGCCACATGCGCGACGAACTCCGCCAGTCCCGCCGCTCCTCCGTCTGA
- a CDS encoding patatin-like phospholipase family protein encodes MSTGDTARVALVLSGGGARGAYQVGALRAVAERFGPQGIGIVSGSSIGAVNGAVMAEGIEAGNLEGALAALEQEWLSLSGLLRFNWRALLRASWRLVVHGPSPLVLQAVDSLLDGEVVVRRLCRFLPPRRRMGDFRRVDLVVTATDLNEGVTHAFDRTQPDVRVLDAVLASSAFPGAFASRRIGLRWYVDGGIFDNAPLDQAIRRGATDIVLVGTAPRCGEGAPGYESGPFADVYAVMRRLWPLMLDRLLYGDLRKALLVSEIVSIIEESPDPDSPVMRRLKRAIGYESAGRRKRALSIVPICPPEGVDAPGTFGFGESRAIASLMRQGYDDAHRILAQQRPAGPAGTAVRAT; translated from the coding sequence ATGTCTACGGGAGATACTGCCCGTGTGGCGCTGGTACTGAGCGGGGGCGGAGCCCGGGGCGCGTATCAGGTCGGGGCGCTTCGAGCCGTGGCCGAGCGCTTCGGCCCGCAGGGCATCGGCATCGTCAGCGGGTCGTCCATCGGGGCGGTCAACGGCGCCGTGATGGCGGAGGGCATCGAGGCCGGCAACCTCGAGGGGGCGCTGGCGGCGCTCGAGCAGGAGTGGCTTTCCCTGTCGGGCCTCCTGCGCTTCAACTGGCGGGCGCTCCTGCGGGCCTCGTGGCGGCTCGTGGTACACGGGCCGTCGCCCCTCGTGCTGCAGGCCGTCGATTCCCTGCTCGACGGCGAGGTGGTGGTGCGGCGGCTGTGTCGCTTCCTGCCGCCCCGGCGGCGCATGGGCGACTTTCGCCGCGTCGATCTGGTGGTGACGGCGACCGACCTCAACGAAGGGGTGACCCACGCGTTCGACCGTACGCAGCCGGACGTGCGGGTACTGGATGCGGTGCTGGCCTCGTCGGCGTTCCCCGGGGCCTTCGCCTCCCGCCGGATCGGGCTGCGCTGGTACGTGGACGGAGGCATCTTCGACAACGCGCCGCTCGACCAGGCGATTCGCCGGGGAGCCACCGACATCGTGCTCGTCGGCACCGCCCCGCGGTGCGGCGAGGGAGCGCCGGGGTACGAAAGCGGGCCGTTCGCCGACGTCTATGCGGTGATGCGCCGGTTGTGGCCGCTGATGCTCGACCGGCTCCTGTACGGAGACCTGCGCAAGGCGTTGCTCGTCAGCGAGATCGTCTCGATCATCGAGGAGAGCCCCGACCCCGACAGCCCGGTCATGCGCCGCCTGAAGCGGGCCATCGGGTACGAGAGCGCAGGGCGCCGCAAGCGGGCGCTCAGCATCGTACCGATCTGCCCCCCGGAAGGTGTGGACGCGCCGGGCACGTTCGGCTTTGGCGAGAGCCGGGCGATTGCGTCCTTGATGCGCCAGGGCTACGACGACGCGCACCGGATCCTGGCGCAGCAACGGCCCGCCGGCCCGGCAGGGACTGCGGTGCGAGCGACGTAA